The Brachyhypopomus gauderio isolate BG-103 chromosome 1, BGAUD_0.2, whole genome shotgun sequence genome includes a window with the following:
- the LOC143525273 gene encoding equilibrative nucleoside transporter 2-like: MKRNKDEEPTDRGYIVGIIFFVLGLGTLLPWNFFMTASMYFNNRLNVTEWVNVTAAPRKEYYFNNWMTLLSQLPLLLFTLLNSILYPRISEKVRIAGSLVFILLLFILTAALVMVPMEEDRFFSVTMATIWFINSFGAVLQGSLFGLVGLLPVRYSAVFMSGQGLAGTFAAVAMLLAIASEVDDKTAALGYFITPCVGTLVTLISYLLLPKMEFARFYLDKTKKQRYELETTSQLLSKECSDGGGELNDQASCSVANSNPCSLSSDHGDSSRQAFVSLEAPVTMETKSSVLEVFKKIWVMAFCVTFVFTVTLSVFPAVTVDVKTAYQGKWERYFIPVCCFLVFNLMDWIGRTVTSLVQWPGKKSRAFPLLVVARVVFVPLLMLCNVQDRHFLPVFFSHDIIFVIIMMAFSVSSGYFVCLSMSYAPQLVAPGDGETAGALMTFFLALGLSVGAALSFLLRVLV, encoded by the exons ATGAAGCGCAATAAGGATGAAGAACCCACAGACCG agGCTACATTGTTGGAATCATCTTCTTCGTGCTTGGACTAGGGACGCTGCTACCATGGAATTTCTTCATGACCGCCTCAATG TATTTCAACAACAGGCTGAATGTGACGGAGTGGGTGAACGTCACAGCCGCCCCCAGGAAGGAGTACTACTTCAACAACTGGATGACTCTGCTATCCCAGCTGCCCCTTCTGCTCTTCACGCTCCTCAACTCCATCCTGTACCCACG GATTTCGGAGAAGGTACGCATCGCCGGCAGCCTGGTCTTCATCCTACTGCTCTTCATCCTCACCGCCGCCCTGGTGATGGTTCCCATGGAGGAGGATCGCTTCTTCTCCGTCACCATGGCAACGATCTGGTTCATTAACT cgttcGGGGCGGTGCTGCAGGGTAGTCTGTTTGGGCTGGTGGGGCTGTTACCCGTGCGCTACAGTGCTGTGTTCATGAGTGGACAGGGCCTCGCTGGGACCTTCGCTGCCGTAGCCATGCTGCTCGCTATAGCaa GTGAGGTTGATGACAAAACTGCTGCCCTGGGATACTTCATCACTCCATGTGTGGGGACCCTCGTTACTCTGATCAGCTATCTGCTATTGCccaaaatg GAGTTTGCCAGGTTTTACCTGGACAAGACTAAGAAACAGAGGTATGAGCTGGAAACCACCAGCCAATTGCTGTCCAAAG agtgtTCTGATGGTGGCGGAGAGCTGAATGATCAGGCCAGTTGTTCTGTCGCTAACAGCAACCCCTGCAGTTTGTCCAGTGACCATGGTGACAGTTCTAGACAGGCCTTTGTCAGCCTGGAGGCTCCTGTCACCATGGAGACGAAGAGCTCAGTCCTGGAGGTGTTCAAGAAG atctggGTCATGGCGTTTTGTGTGACCTTTGTCTTCACAGTCACACTCTCGGTGTTCCCAGCGGTTACGGTAGATGTGAAGACTGCTTACCAGGGAAAATGGG AGCGATATTTCATCCCCGTGTGTTGCTTTCTGGTCTTCAACCTGATGGACTGGATCGGTCGGACGGTCACGTCTCTCGTGCAGTGG CCTGGGAAGAAGAGCCGTGCGTTTCCGCTGCTGGTGGTGGCACGCGTGGTCTTCGTTCCTCTGCTGATGCTGTGTAACGTCCAGGACAGACACTTCCTCCCGGTCTTCTTCTCTCATGACATCATCTTCGTCATCATCATGATGGCGTTTTCCGTCTCCAGCGGCTATTTCGTCTGCTTGTCCATGTCGTACGCGCCGCA gcTGGTTGCCCCTGGTGACGGGGAGACGGCTGGGGCCCTCATGACCTTCTTCCTGGCTCTGGGTCTGTCTGTGGGAGCCGCGCTCTCCTTCCTGCTGCGCGTCCTGGtgtag